DNA from Fusarium falciforme chromosome 7, complete sequence:
TGCTCCTCATCATGCACGGGAGCCACAACTGAGATCCGAGCCTGGATGTCCAGCTTCCCCGTACTGGCAGGGGTATTCCATCTGGACAGATCACTCAGTAGCCAATCATATACCCAGTCTTGCTGCGTTAGCCCAAGTATTATGGGATTCATCTCTCGCATCCGGGGGCGCTATGCCTAGCTTGGAATTGCCGCTGAATCTCCTTGAAATTTTGCAAGACACTAAACTTCGGCTATTTTTGTGCAGGGTCTACTGTTACGGCACGAACGAAAAAGGATTCGTGAACTACCGCTCCCCTCTCGAGGTTCGATTCACCCCGCCTTCCACCGGAAGCGTCGGCTTTTCGTGCGCAGGCTCAAAAGTTTGTCCCGTGAAGGAATGTTTCGTGCACTCAAAGAGCCGGCATCAGCTACTCCCAGTATTTAAGTTCTGCCCGCACCAGGACTGTTGTGTCCATTTGCAAGGCCAATTCTGGAGCCAGTTGATAGATCATGCCTTCCCAAACCACACTGCCTGACCTGCCGCATGGCCAATTCCTCCCAAACGGTCTCAACGATGACCCTCCTCTTTCTCAGAATGATCCAACTATCGGTTATAGACTGAATCACACCATGCTGAGAATTCGCGATCCACGAAAATCATTGCATTTCTACATCAACCTCATGGGTATGCGCACCGTTTTCGCAATGAACATTGGACCTGTTAATGCATGGTACCTGGGCTACCCTAAAACGTCTGAGCATCAGGCAGACCTCAAGAAGTTCGGTGAAGAGACTGTCCAGAATCTGAGGCAGTTCGAGGGTCTTCTAGAGCTAGGCCATATCAAGGGGTCGGAGAACCAGCCAGAGGGCTACTATCAGAACGGCAATGACCCTCCGAATCTAGGCTTCGGCCACTTGGGCTTCACGGTCCCTGATGTGCCAGCGGCCCTTAAAAGGTTGAAAGATAACGGTGTCGAAGTCGTCAAAGACCTTGGAGAAGCGACTACGCGTGCGTCGATCTCAATCACCAAGTGGGAGAACGAGCATGGAATAggcgtggaggaggagggaacaGATACGGAGATTCACTCGACCTTCAAGGAGATGTACAAAAATGTTGCATACGTGAAAGATCCGGTAAGTCGCATATATAATGAACATCTGTCGTCTAGAAGCTGGTGTCATAAGACTCTGATGCTATTGAAGGCATAATTTCGCAGCGTATATACTAAATTAGCTAGGACGGATATCTTATTGAGTTAATCCCTCAGAATATGGGTATCTAACAGGCGGCTTTTCAAACAGGGGGTAAGTAAGCAAGGCTAAATTGACAGTTGAGAGAATTGCGTTAGAATTAAAGAGGGTAGTTTTATAGCTTTAGAGAGCTTACTAAGGGGTTGCTTTATCAAATGTTAGTCTAAACTGCCTTTTACAGAGCATTTCCTTTTGCTTTATTTTTTCCCCCTTTTATACATATTTTATAAGGGCTAATTGCttgcttttataataataaaggtacTATCTCTCATATGGTTATAACGTAATTTATCCTCCTAACTTCCCTTTAACAATTCGACAAATATATCGGTGTTTCTACCAACTTCAGCTATTACAAGTCTGATATAGGTATCAATCTCCCGTCCACGGTCAACTCGGCTCGTTCGCATTCTTCTAGCGAACGATCCCTTCAAGCTTAGCCTCAAAAAGAAACAAGGCTTCGAGCTGCGCCGAGCTACTGGGTAGTATTAAAACCGAAGTATTTCATAATTACAAGATCTGTTGTATGTAAGAGTTTGGGGTGATACTGGCGGACGGTTAGAAACGCGCATTTGTGTCTCGCGTGTGACGGCTCTCGCTGTTTTAAGGACTAGTTCCTCCTTCGCTTTGCTGGCGGCTAAACTTTTCCTACCTTCTACCAGTGACAGAGGTCTGACGCACCAATGACGATTCAACCGTATCGTATCGCAGAGAGAGTCCTGGGGTTTAAGGAGTCAAGTGGATTGATAAGCAGTTCAGTTTTACTCATGTGAACCCCATATCTATTCCTTATcctaaatattactataacaGACACCTTTTCAAGATCaagttatatcttagaaCTCCAACTCTATCAAagagttaagatataagctacctTCTCTCTgacttattttatagtatatgGGATTTCTCCTCCTTCTAACAGGGGTAGGTATTAAAGTGGTCTTACCCTTATAATAACCAGATGGTAGAGAAAAGCACACCAATATTCAATTATTAAACACTTCCCATACTTCAAAATTATGCCATATTTTGGCCTCTTCTATATTTCGTGCCCTCTTCTTATCTAAGTAGAATAAAGGAATGCCTGACATCATAGTACTCAGCCAGAGGAATATAGTAAAGAAATTCATATAAACAACCTTCCATAACTTCGCAAAGTCTAAATCGCTTAGATGGTTGCTAGCTCTCCCTTTAATTCTCGCCCGGCCCACACTCGGCCTGTCAAGCTATCAAGGTTTGTTAATTACAGTAGCTTCTGTCGCTTCTGGTTGGCTGTCGTCGGAAAATGCTGAGTTAGTCTCGCGACCCCGCGAGCTCTCACACGGGTCCTCCGCTGACCTTGGCGCCTCCAGGAGATCTTGCGCTAAGCCTACTGTAGGCAGAGAGAGAGCGGCCCCCTCGTTTCCCCAGCTTTTGCTCCCTCAAACTcagtttattaactttattttacACTTGGTCCCgttctgcatcttctccatTGTGATCGTACCATCCATTGAAGCTTGGGCATGGCAGAATTGGCAGTCAGCGACGACAACAGCCAGACGAGCTGTCCCACCCATATTTCATTTCTTCCTGTCAATGAACCGGGATCTCCCCCCCGGTTGAGAAGACGTCGGGCAGAGATATCCTGCGAGAAATGTCGGAGACGCAAGTCGAGATGTGAGGTTCCAGATGGCCAATCCCAGGCTTGTCTACGATGTCTGAGGGAAGGGGAAACCTGTGACTTCCGGCCTGTCAAATACAGACGCAGAGGAACAGCCCAGCCTCTGTCCCCAGCCGCCAGAACGAACCTCGCGTCACGTCGCGCGTCAACGTCGGCACTCAACGATCAACCGGCCGGCTATCCGATGGAACTCGCCGCACCAGAGCACGTACCGCGTGTAGAATCTGGGCCAAACCAGCAGCCATGGCTCGGTGTTGACGCAGCACAAGGCGAGACACCATACGAGCTTCGCTCCGACAATCAACAAGCTCCCACACAAGCGCTTCATCCCGCAGATCCTCATGACAGCCCGGTGACCTCAACGGATGGCGCGGCGAGGTTGAACTCGAGGACAAGGATCATCTCGACCCAAGTCGATAATCCCGCCCATGCTCTCGACCTCCTCACGTTTGCTACGAGCGAAGAGCAGCATTCTGCAGGGTTTCCACCTCCAGAGCAAGGTGGCGCAGCAGAGAACTTGAGAGGGAGCATCTCACAAGACAACGGGCGACCGGACGGCCTTCCCGAGCACGATCTCCGATGGCATTATTTCAAGTTTGTTCAACAACGACTCATCGCGGTACACGAGGCTATCGAGTTTATcgatttcttcttctcttgcttATGGCCACTCAGGCCTGTGGTGCCGGCATACTACAACGACCGATCCAAGTACGTCCTGCTTGCGGTGGAGGAACCAGTGCTGCTAGAAGCAATTATCACATTGGCTTCACGATATCATGTCCTCAGCGGCAACCATGGTCAGATCAGGTCTGAACGGATACACTGGGGGGCATGGGGATCCCTTCAGAAATGCTTGCAGTCGGCAATGTGGGGTTCGACCAAGACGAGGTCGTTGGGGACAATCGCCTCTATGTTACTGCTGATCGACTGGCATTCCAAGGCCATAAACAATCCGGGCGCCTTCTCTTCTGAAGATGACAGCTTCGCGTGTGATATGCCGCCAGACATGCCGGAAATTGACTCCCAAGCAAGCCCAACCAGCTTGAATAGCAAGCAGAGGCACGGCATGACAACTCGTCTGGAGAACCTCGGTATCACGTTTTCTGCCTACCGAAGCAACAAGATGTCTTGGTAGGTTCGACTTGTTCCCCAGTTACCTCTGGAACTATCCCCTTGATGCACGTTAGGCTGACACAGGCAGGATGCTCCTTGCCAACGCCATCGCGCTGGCACGGGAAGGTTGCTACTTCGAGATCGAGAGTCGGAGCCTCTTGGATTCCATCAACAACGACAAGACGGCCAACCGGGACTGGGCCCATGTCATCTGCGTCTTCATCTACCTGGCCGATGAACACTTGGCACTCCGGTTAGATTTGGAGCCCTTGCTGCCCGAGTCGTCAAGGAAGATTGTTGTTGACAGACTCTCCAAGATGTTCACCCGAGCGCTGCCAGAGAAGGAACACTGGGAAAGCTACTTTGAACTAACAGAGGAGATGCGAAAGGCTCGAGAATATCTACATGAGATCAAGCAGACGGCTTCAAGACCCTACAGCTATGACTTGGTGCCTATCCTTGAGTATACGCAAAGGCGGTTGGAGCGCTGGAAACGCCAGTTTGAAAGACTTGGTAAGAACCGCGCTGTCCATGAGGCAAATCCCCGCGCTGACCGATGCAGATCAATCGTCTCTCCTGAGTGCATGTCTGTCTATAGAGTTCGGATATGCCGTGATTTACAGTCTATCCCCCGTGGGATATGTCACAGTCCCTGAGAACATCAAGGCAACTTCGAACGTTCAGAGTCTTCGGCATGAGACTATACAAGCCGCTCGCAACCTATTGTCCTTGGTGTCTGGTGCACTGGACTCATCTGGTATGCTGCAGTATATCCCAGTGCGTTGCTGGGTTTTCGCAATGGCTGCTTCGTTGCATTTGTTGAAGGTtagtcttgggcttctcacACGGGGCTTgctgatgggatgggctgACTCGGAGCTCCACAGGAAACACTCCGTCACGAGCCCAATGTCACAAATCAAGACCCGGATATACAGCTACTCCGAAGAGCCGTTGACGCTCTGCGTCGCGGTGCTCCAGATGATGTCCATACTGCAGGTCGATACTCGCAATTTATTGGCATTCTGCTGGATGCAGTGCTGAGGTCATCCGCAAACAGAGCCGAATCTCAGGAAGAAGCCGCTGGTCCCGCGCAAGCCACGCCGAGGGATGCTGAAATTTCCGACTTGATCCATGTCAACGTGGCTTTTGACTTGCCTTTGAATGATGTGACGTGGTGGAATGACGCATGGTGTGTCTTTTAGCTTCTGTGGTTTATTCGCGTGACCATGACTCTGCGGAGACGGCTCACAAACCTTGTAATAGCTTAGTTACTGTACGTACAtaacatacatacatacatagtGCAAGGCAAAACGGCTCCACGCGGGGGTGCGGGAGTTCCGCTTTAGAAATCCCGCCGAGATTTGAATCTCGGGTGTTCCGCAGGTTTGCAGGGTACAGCGGGCAATAGTGGACCAGGATCAATCATACATAGGTTACCCCGTTTGCCAAAGAGGGCGCCAGCCTCTaggtcctcgtcctcgtcctcacaATACAACAGACCTGCACCCCTCTACTCTTTGCATCTGAGCGGCGGCATCACATTGAACAACCGGCGTGGCCATCTGAATTCACCAAGCTCGCTTCGTATTGTTTGTTTGTTGGCACGATGGCACACCAAAGTCTACCGAAATATACGACAAGTACCACCGTCGTGGAGGGATACACTCGGATCAAGAATGTCTACATCAAACTCCGCGATGGGGTCGAGCTATGTGCCGACATCTTCTTGCCACTTTCAGCGTCTGAGCAAGGCAGCAAGGTTCCTGTAATCCTCAATGTAGGCCCGTATGGTAAGGACATACCTGTCCTTGAATTCGGCCTCCCAAAGACGGACATGTATGTCAACATgtacaagctcatcaagccGTTGGGACCCGATGCTAGCTTTGAGCTGCTGGATCCTATTCTTTGGGTAAGCACTGCTCAGCCCCCATGCTGACACGTTTCTGGGGACTTGGGCAAAGTGCGGGAGCTGAATGAGCTTTAGACAAAACAGTACGGGTATGCCCTTGTGAGAGTGGACAGCCGTGGCATTGGAGGTAGTCAGGGACGTCTTGATCCCTTCGGAATGGAACGTTCCATCcagctcaaggccgatgCCGAAGGCCAGGGTAAGCAGCAGACCTACCTACCACCCTGCAGCACGCAGTACCAGAGGAGTTTGGCTGACACGGCTATTTAGACCTGTACGATGTGATCGAATGGGCTGGCGTACAGTCTTGGTGCTCCGGCAAGGTAGCGGTGAGCGGCATCAGTTACTATGGCATGACGGGATACTGGGCTGCCATGCAGCAGCCTCCGCACCTATCTGCCGTGGTCACCTACGAGTCCGCAGTCGACCTCTACCAGGCAGCCCGGAAAGGTGGGATTCTCGGTGCTAATTTCCAGATTCACTGGTATAACAACACCGTTATTCCCCACCAATCTGGCAGTGGCATACTCTCCGCTGAGGAGCTAGCTGCGAACCGTGCTGATTATCCTGGTCTTGTCGCGAAGCACGAGCACCCAGACGGCGACTCGTGGCGCATCCTTAAGGAGCTCCGGAAACTCTCTGATATCAAGGTCCCCATCTATATCTCGGGCAACTGGACGGATAGCGAGGTCCACTTGCCCGGCAATATCCGTGCCTATAATGGAGTCTCCTCCGAGCACAAGTGGCTAGAGATGCATACGGGTAATCACCTGGCTTTCTACTACGACCCGGACCACATGGCACGTCAAAGGAGCTTTTTAGACTACTTTCTGAAGGGAGACGAGAAATCCGGTATTCTCTCCATGCCTCGCATTCGACTCATCACTCATCACGGTGACCAAACCCTCTACCGCGAAGAAAAGGCATTTCCGCCTCCTGATGCCGAGGACGTCTCTCTCTACTTGATGCCCTCTCAAACACTGAGCCTCACAGGACCGCCAACAGCTAGCAGGAAGAAATTTGAGTACCCAGGCCTTACAGGTACGTTGACATTCGAGCTCGAATCTCCGTTCACCGAATCCTTCGAGATTCTCGGGACACCGTACGTTGAGCTCGAAGTTGCCACGGAAGCTGAGGACCAGGATATCTTCTTGACTCTACGTGCCCTCGACAACAATGGCAAGCCAATCACCCTTGAGGGAAACCACAGCGAGGTGAATGAGCATTTCGCCAAAGGGTACTGGCGACTCTCGCACCGCGACGAAGTCGACGCGGGTTTCAGAGATCAGAAGGACAAGGTGCCCAGGCAGCCGGTTGTGCCTAGGTCGCCGGTCGAGAAGGGTAAAGTGTACAGTGTTACCATCCCCTTCCTACCAGCTACATTCCTGTTCGACCGGGGCCAGAAGCTGTCGCTGGAGATTGGGGCACAGGACACACTCAGTACGATCCCGCCTATGCGACATGATGGTGGGGATAGGGAGCCGGGGAGATTTGGTGGGAAGAACATAGTCTTTTCAAATGGACGGCTGGTCCTCCCGAGAGTCAAGAGGGCTATTCCGTGAAGAGAAGGGGCCGTGAGAAAACCCTATCGTCTGGAATACACGGCAACTGGACTTGATGGACTTGTTGGAGTATGAATTAGCACTTGCTCGTGGCCTAATTCAACCCGCTGTGCTTCAAAAGTCACCATTTCCGTAACGCCTAGTTCGATCCCCAGACTGCATCTCGCCACATCATCAAGACAGTCGTGCGGTAGGATATGTTTGTTACGATGGCTTGGGTATAGGCCACCTGTACATACAACTGCGGCCCTTGTAATAAGTATCTATTCACATCCAAATTATGATATCCATCCCGCGATAGGGCGAACCAGCTGCAACACATAGGATAATAAGGGACAAGCAGAGCAGTCTGACTTTGCTGGTATGCTAATGATGGAGATAGAAAACAAAAAATTACAATAGGGATGGAACCTCAGGTAAGAGTACCCCGTTGCGCCTGTTTTCTCTCCATGGCCTCAAGTAGCATCTTGAAGTTGCCTGCGCCAAAACCGGAGAAGTTATGCCACTTGTCTCCAAGTTCGTGGGGCAACTGCTAGATGTGGGGATAATTTCTTTTGGGTATTTTACAGAAGGAAGCGAAGGAAGCTATCCAGAATCTAACAGTATTACTCTGGGGTCCTTTGGGCATGGTTAGTGACTCGCCATTTCACGATTCCATTGACGCTTCTCGGAGTTGAGCAACCCGAAATCAGTACATAGTGAATgactttcttctccttccgACATTGGACAAAGCGTTGAAACAGCTCATCCTCCAGCTTCGGCCAGTGAGGCATCCAAGTAGTCTCGTGAGGTGAGGGATGAGGCTGAGGATGCGATGGCGATGCTTCCACCACACTTCAATAGTCTTCTCTTGACGAGAAACCGCCCCGATGCCTCAGAAATATACGGTTGGCCCTATTAATCGATGGCTTCAACTCTCAAACTCTTCCGAGATCCCCTCGTATTTGGTTTTCGGTCATAAATGCCATGATTGAGGAGAAAAAGCAAGACACGAACCTTCTTCTCGCAAGAGTGCGTTGGCTTTGGACTGCACCTCCGCCGCGACATCACTTGGGAATTCGTATCTCTCTGTTCTAGCACCATCTCTGCCCCTCGAAGCTATATCCAATCAACTTGAATGTACAAAAAGAGTGCAAATTGGCTCCTGCGGTGAGGGCATAGCGAGCGGGGCCGGCCCGCGTTGCCAGGCCCCTCGACTTCTCAAGTTGATGCGGTAATTCGGCAAGTTAATAAGAGCTTCAATATCCGATGAGCAGATATTGATTGAGCACGAGGCTAAATAGGCAATGGCTGGGGATGCATGCGGCATTGTTGTACGGGGAAAAGCCGATCCCGGCATAATCCGCTCCTCTTCGGCTTTTTAGCTTCCCCTGTCGGCCTCGACACATTGACCAAGTGAGTGAGTTGGATTCGAGTTTGTGCATGGCGCCCATTATATAGTGTAATGCCTCATGGGTCCCGGTGAGGCAGCAACATCACATTGAACCCTCGCACACTGTTCTGCCACCATGGTGAGTTTGGCTCCTGTTTTGGATCCAACAGAAAGAAGTCTGCTAAGACGTTCCAGTCTCACATGACCAGCTCCGAGGTCCTAACGGCGGCCGAGATTGCCAAGCACGACAACGCGTCGGACTTGTGGATCGTGGTGGCGGGCAAGGCATGGGACGTCACAGAGTTTGCCCCCAGTCACCCAGGGGGCTTTGGGAGTATGTTGAAGTTTGCTTTCCGAGATTGATTGACTGGCACTAAAAGCATGCAAAGTTATCCTCAAGTACGCGGGCAAAGACGCCACAGATGCGTATTCTAACATCCACCCGCCGACTACATTGACCGAAAACCTTAGTCAagacaagctcaagggtATCGTCAACCGGAATACCATGGAAAAACTGGCCCTCCCACCTTGTCCAGCGATTGCAATGGCCCCTCCCAACTCAACATCCAGCCACAAGCCTTCGCTAGACAGGATAATCAGCACATTCGACTTTGAAGAGGTAGCGTCAAAGACCCTCGCCGCAAGGGCATGGGCTTATTATTCCTCGGCGGCCGCAGACGTCATCACCAAGCGCATGAACGCTTCCTGTTTCGACCAGATC
Protein-coding regions in this window:
- a CDS encoding Lactoylglutathione lyase — translated: MPSQTTLPDLPHGQFLPNGLNDDPPLSQNDPTIGYRLNHTMLRIRDPRKSLHFYINLMGMRTVFAMNIGPVNAWYLGYPKTSEHQADLKKFGEETVQNLRQFEGLLELGHIKGSENQPEGYYQNGNDPPNLGFGHLGFTVPDVPAALKRLKDNGVEVVKDLGEATTRASISITKWENEHGIGVEEEGTDTEIHSTFKEMYKNVAYVKDPDGYLIELIPQNMGI
- a CDS encoding Zn(2)-C6 fungal-type domain-containing protein, with the protein product MELAAPEHVPRVESGPNQQPWLGVDAAQGETPYELRSDNQQAPTQALHPADPHDSPVTSTDGAARLNSRTRIISTQVDNPAHALDLLTFATSEEQHSAGFPPPEQGGAAENLRGSISQDNGRPDGLPEHDLRWHYFKFVQQRLIAVHEAIEFIDFFFSCLWPLRPVVPAYYNDRSKYVLLAVEEPVLLEAIITLASRYHVLSGNHGQIRSERIHWGAWGSLQKCLQSAMWGSTKTRSLGTIASMLLLIDWHSKAINNPGAFSSEDDSFACDMPPDMPEIDSQASPTSLNSKQRHGMTTRLENLGITFSAYRSNKMSWMLLANAIALAREGCYFEIESRSLLDSINNDKTANRDWAHVICVFIYLADEHLALRLDLEPLLPESSRKIVVDRLSKMFTRALPEKEHWESYFELTEEMRKAREYLHEIKQTASRPYSYDLVPILEYTQRRLERWKRQFERLDQSSLLSACLSIEFGYAVIYSLSPVGYVTVPENIKATSNVQSLRHETIQAARNLLSLVSGALDSSGMLQYIPVRCWVFAMAASLHLLKETLRHEPNVTNQDPDIQLLRRAVDALRRGAPDDVHTAGRYSQFIGILLDAVLRSSANRAESQEEAAGPAQATPRDAEISDLIHVNVAFDLPLNDVTWWNDACTTVVEGYTRIKNVYIKLRDGVELCADIFLPLSASEQGSKVPVILNVGPYGKDIPVLEFGLPKTDMYVNMYKLIKPLGPDASFELLDPILWTKQYGYALVRVDSRGIGGSQGRLDPFGMERSIQLKADAEGQDLYDVIEWAGVQSWCSGKVAVSGISYYGMTGYWAAMQQPPHLSAVVTYESAVDLYQAARKGGILGANFQIHWYNNTVIPHQSGSGILSAEELAANRADYPGLVAKHEHPDGDSWRILKELRKLSDIKVPIYISGNWTDSEVHLPGNIRAYNGVSSEHKWLEMHTGNHLAFYYDPDHMARQRSFLDYFLKGDEKSGILSMPRIRLITHHGDQTLYREEKAFPPPDAEDVSLYLMPSQTLSLTGPPTASRKKFEYPGLTGTLTFELESPFTESFEILGTPYVELEVATEAEDQDIFLTLRALDNNGKPITLEGNHSEVNEHFAKGYWRLSHRDEVDAGFRDQKDKVPRQPVVPRSPVEKGKVYSVTIPFLPATFLFDRGQKLSLEIGAQDTLSTIPPMRHDGGDREPGRFGGKNIVFSNGRLVLPRVKRAIP